The DNA sequence GACGTCACACGGCGCTGCTGGGTGCGCTGCTGGGCGTGCAGGGTGAGCTTCATGGCGAGGGACCTCCTTGTGCGTTCGATGTGGATGCGTGATGACGGGGACGATGTCTGGGAGAGGCTGTTCTCTCTGCACCCATCGTGCCATGCGATGCTCTTCACGGGAAAGGATGGATGCTTTTCACGGAAGTCTTCACGCTCGGGCGGAGAGCGCGGCGGGAGAAGGTTCGGGGAGAGGAGATTGGGGAGGCGGAAGGCCCGGGATGGGGAGGCGGCTAAACATGGTCATCAGCCGCGCAGCGACACGAGACAGCGGAGGGTGGAGGCCGAACCGATGGGCGCTTGGGGACGGGAGGGCATCAAGGACGCCCCCATGGGGCAGGTCGTCGATTTCGTCTCCCGGTGCCTTCGACCCGGGGCGCGCATCGAGCCCGATGGGAGGAAGTACCGATTCCAGGGAGAGGCGTGCGGCGTGCAGGTCACGGCCACCACGATCCGCGCTCTGGCCGTTGCACTCGTGGCGGCCGTTGAAGGGGCGCGGGAGATCCGCTACGACGAGCTGTGGGCCTGCGCGGTTCAGAGCCGGGTCGACGATCTCTCCCAGGCGGGGAGGCGGCGCTTCGCCGACAACCTGCGCGATGAGTGGGAGCAGGTGCTGATCGCGCGTCGGCGCAGCGGGGAGTCGGCGCTGGCCATGCCGTCATCGGTGACGCCCGTGAGCCTGTCGGTGCTCGCCGCCGTCTTCGAGCTGTCGGCGGCTGCCTCGCTGCTGCACAAGCTGCGTCCGCCGCGACTTGCGGTGACCTACAAGGGCGTGCCGAAGCCAGCGGTGGTGCTCGACGTGCTCGAGCCGGACGTCTGGAAGATGGTGGGAAACGCGCGCTCGCCTGAACCGCCGGACAAGATCGCCCTCGATCACGACCCGTACCTGTCGCGCCAGGCCTTCGAGATCAAGCTGGTGTCGGGCCGCCTGCACGTGCGGCTGGCCTCGAAGAGCAACAAGCTCTACTTCAACGGGCGTGAAGCCACGTCGTTCGAGGTGGGGCACGGCGATGATTTCACCTTTGCCGACCTCACCTTCCGCTTCGAGGACAGGCCGGCCGACCACGATCGGGAGACCCCGCAGTGGCCGGCGCGAAAGGCGCGGTCAGTGGAGGCGTTCGAGTAGGGCTCCTGGGGTGCGCTCAGGATGCGCCTCGGTCGACCTCGAGTGGCAGTTTCACATGACGGTCAATCGCTACCACCAGCTGAAGTGCCCGTGGGCGAAGAAGCCGATGAAGGCGTTCACCAGTCCGAGCACCACCGAGCCGAGCAGGCCGGCGAAGATCCCCTTGACCTCGAACCCGTCGACGAACGCGCTTGCGAGCGAGAACGTGAAGCCCACGAGCACGAAGTAGAAGAGGCCGAACGTCAGAATGGTGAGGGGCAGGGTGAGGATGAGCAGCACCTTCCACAGCACGGCGTGGATGACGCCCAGCACCAGTGCGGCCATCGCGGCCGCTCCGAAGTTGCGCACGCGCATGCCGGGAACGACGGAGGCGGTGACGTAGACGCCCACGGCGTTCAGCAGCCACACAGCGGCGAAGTTGATGAGCATGTCCATGAGAGGCTCCTTCGAGCCCAGGCCTGTTGGGATGAGTCTCCGCGTCGAGCAGAGCGATGGCCTGCGGCCCCTGTCTTGGGTGTTCCCCAGCAGGCACGGCTCTTCCTCGGGGTGTGCTGGCCTTGGCGGTTTTGCTGTTGCAGTGCGCTCTCGGTCAGACCTCGACCCGTGCTGGTCGAGCGGTCATCGAGGACAGCCGGCTTTCTCGAGCAGGCGCCCACACATCTGCTGCGAACCTCGCATACGTGGGAGCTGATGAGATGGGTTCACGTGAGGCTGGGTTCGAGCGCTGGGAGAGCCGGTATCGCTCCGCGTCGCCTGCCGTCGACCTCGAGCCCAATCCGTTTCTGGTGGAGAGCGCTCCCTTGCTGGGGTTCGGCGGCCAGGTTCTAGACGTGGCGATGGGCGACGGTCGCAACGCCCTCTACCTGGCGCGCCTCGGGTTTCAGGTGATCGGCCTCGACCGCTCTCCTACCGCGGTGAGCCTGGCGCGCGAGCGTGTACGGCGCGAGGGGCTCGAGCTCGAGGGGGTTGTGGCCGATCTCGAGGGGTACGTGCTGCCGCGAGAGGCGTTCGACGGGGTGGTGGTCACGTTCTACCTGCAGCGCAGCCTGTTCGCGGGCATCGTCGAGACCCTGCGCCCAGGCGGATGGCTGCTGTACCAGACCTTCACCACGGCCATCCTGAAGTATCGGCCGTTCAATCGCGCCTATCTGCTCGAACGGGGAGAGCTGCGCGAGGCCTTCGAGGGTTTCGACATCGTGACCTGGCGCGAGGAAGAGAGGGCCGACGAAGGTGTGGCAACGGCCTGTCTGCTTGCCCGGAAGCCGGCCGTGCTCCGCTGAAGCGCTCCGTGTTTGCCGGGAGGGAGAGCTGTTTGTCTTCTTGATCCGGGAAGGCAGCACGGTTGGTCGTCTCAGCGTGCACAGCGCCCCCCCCTACCGCGCCTCTTGCTCGTCTCGCAGGCGCAGGCCCCTGGGCACGATCCAGCGCTCGATGCCGTCGAACAGCAGCTGCACTGCGATGGCC is a window from the Pseudomonadota bacterium genome containing:
- a CDS encoding phage holin family protein → MLINFAAVWLLNAVGVYVTASVVPGMRVRNFGAAAMAALVLGVIHAVLWKVLLILTLPLTILTFGLFYFVLVGFTFSLASAFVDGFEVKGIFAGLLGSVVLGLVNAFIGFFAHGHFSWW
- a CDS encoding class I SAM-dependent methyltransferase, which gives rise to MACGPCLGCSPAGTALPRGVLALAVLLLQCALGQTSTRAGRAVIEDSRLSRAGAHTSAANLAYVGADEMGSREAGFERWESRYRSASPAVDLEPNPFLVESAPLLGFGGQVLDVAMGDGRNALYLARLGFQVIGLDRSPTAVSLARERVRREGLELEGVVADLEGYVLPREAFDGVVVTFYLQRSLFAGIVETLRPGGWLLYQTFTTAILKYRPFNRAYLLERGELREAFEGFDIVTWREEERADEGVATACLLARKPAVLR